A window of Salmo trutta chromosome 17, fSalTru1.1, whole genome shotgun sequence genomic DNA:
ttcctaaggactcgaagcgaggcgaccatctctgtcggcgccatcttgctaaggtagcctagcggttagattgttgggccagtaactgaaaggttgctggtttgaatcccgagTTGACATGgctctgttgatgtgcccttgagcaaggcacttaaccccaattgctcctgttagtcactctggataagaatgtgtctgctaaatgacaaaataaaaaaacacaactcAACGCTATTACAGGAAAGCTTTTTGAAACGGAAAAGCACTCAACAGTGTTAGCCGTGAGATATGTATCTCCTTTAATACCACTATGGCACAGGCCAGTGAAGCAAGAGAGCAGCTCATGTGCTTCACCATGTACAGAACTGTCCTTTACTCCCCTACACGTGTTGAACGTTAGCTGAGTTCCATTGATTTACCATAGCTAATTGGTTAAAAATGCTTTGTAAATCTTTTCCATTATTATTATCTTCTTTGAGAAAACATTTCTGGTAACTCTTCTTCTAGCGTAGGCCAGCCCTAGACTGGCCAAGTGCATTCTTATACAATACCAACTTGCTGAGCAGCATATCAATGCACACCTCACATGCCCACTCTAATGTGTTCAAAGTTAGGCTGTGGAGAGAACCTAATACAACAATAGATACTATAGGAAGAGTTTTCAGTTGCACATCTGACCAAAATGAGATTCAAATGTGATTTTTGATCAAAATCATCAGtgatatttatttccaaaatccCTCAATGTGCTTTTTCACTCCTTATTCAGGTGTAAGTACAGGGCTGCTTATATCAAAAACCAATCATATCACAATCAAATCATGAAGTCTATTATATCAGTCTTTATAAATTAATAACACTATTTCTACTTAATGAAGGTGAACAGTAAATGTATTCCAATGAAACTGCTTGCGAACACTTCTTCATTCCAGAGAAggactgttttttttcttcatattcagCAACATGCATTTTTAACCCATTCAGCAAAATAGCATTTTTAACCCATAGTCTTGGGATCCATATGATCACAAAATAGACCTACATCCAAGGAGATCCTCTTCACTCTTAACATGGTCCGCTACCAATGGGTCTCTCGCTCACTTGTCTGTAAAATTTGAGACATCAGTGGCCTGGATAAACCTACTTTGCCGTCTCTCCAAAACAGACCACAATGCTCCATTTGCACCTCCCCTACTCTCCCACACGTCTTTGTCCTCGGGGGTTGTCTTTGTCCTCTTTGTCTTTCCTTCTGAAGCCAGGCATCGGGGCTGCTTCCATGGCGACTAGCCAATATGGTGGAAAGGGAAAAGAAAATCAATAGACAATGTGCTGAAGAAAGGAGCTGGGAACATGATAAAGACTTGTTAAAGCAGCAATGCCTTGTCCTGATTTGTCCACCCTGATTTATTTGCCATATTAAGCACATTGAGAACGACTATCAGTGCCTATGGGGGCTCAATATACGTTTGATTAAAGACATCAATGGCCATCATTTAAAGTAACCTTTAAAGACAGAACATGGAAGCGTGTTATGGACACTAATGACGTTGAAACCCAGTGATTTAACAGTTTAGTTTGGCGTGACACATCCTCAGTGTGCTAGAACTCTCTGAACATGCAATCTGATTGTGTAAGACACCTGGGCCTCTTTTCACTACATAATTGAGAAACTCAATGTTCCCTGTAATTAAGAATAGATACTACACTCTTAAAAATAAAGGTAACAGTTGAAACCAAATAAGGTTCTTCAGAATGATGCCATAGAGGAACCTTAAAGGGGCATTTCACTGCTGCTCTAGTTAACAATATATGTCCATTAATATGTTATTGACATATCATATGTTTCATAGAAATCGAGAATTTTCTCACTACATGCAAATACGAGCGTTTCTTCATTTCAGCGGTAGAAACAGGCCAACTAAATTTCCTGGTTGTAAGGAAACCACAATGTCCAGAATTCATATTGATTTCAGGACATGGAGGACCGCCCCGTTGAGGTGTATCCAGTTGAtgtgaaaaatataaaaatgtgtcgcaccagccttcgctttggctttctctcctgtccagctcaggcgtttggccttctagctgctgccaAACATACTGCTGGCAAACgaccttcactcatcaaccccggacttgtctcgtcatcattacacacacgtGGTTCCAATTCCtactctatcactgtatatatactccctctgccgtttgtctttgtcggtcaatgcaaatgttacttgttttcctgagaggaatctcacctactatttcctgagtactttatattttgcactttgggtgcctttttgtttatgaagatatatattttttttttatttcacctttatttatccaggtaggccagttgagaacaagttctcatgtaaaactgcgacctggccaagataaagcaaagcagtgagacaaaaaacaacacagagttacacatgggataaccAAAAGTACAGTtaataacaatagaaaaatctatatacagtgtgtgcaaatggagtaaggaggtaaggcaataaataggccatagtagtgaagtaattacaatttagcaaattaacactgaagtgatagatgtgcagatgatgatgtgcaagtagaaatactggtgtgcaaaagagcaaaaaaagtaaataaaaacaataaggggatgaggtaggtagttggatgggctattcacagatgggctgtgtacagctgcagcgatcggtgagctgctcagatagctgatgcttaaaattTTGAGCACAACAGTGTTTGGGTTTCGTCCCACTTTGATCTATGGTGCTGTAAATAAactcagtagttctaaacctgcgactgcctccTGCCTTCTCCTCTCTACACCAGTGACAAAATGTCTGTGTTTGTAGCCAGCGCTTTCAGCCAGCTAGGAACTGAAGACTCAACTGATGGGGATGCCGTGTCGTCGAACGTTGAAAGTGATGCTATTCCATCGAGTTTACCCTTCACTTCAAAGAGGAAGGTATCTGATCAGCCAACATTAGCGCAGCAGAAGAGAGGGCAAGCTGCATTAAGGTAGCAAACTACATTTCTTTATCTAAACCAAAATATAGCTATCTAGCTTTCATAATACACTGGCAAGACATTCCAAAGCATGCCATTGTAATTAGCCAGCTGCTATCTGGCGATGAGATTTTAACTTtgcaagctaacattagcttcTCAGGTTATGTAACCATTagccattagctagctaactaactaccgcAGATGCTAACGTGACTATATGTGTTCTATTCCATCAACATTTGAAGAGGCTTCAACATCAAGCTCAGCACCAGGAACTAGTGTATGTCACCTAAAATCTACTAAATCTTTCCATGACGAGCAAATAAATCTACTGGAGCCAGGCATAAACATGGTCCGTGTCTTGTCATAGTTGGTGTGTTTACAAGTAGGCTATAACATCGCCAAAACCTGCTAAACCAGCTACCATTACCAACACAATAAGAGGTTCACCAGCTGAAGAACATTCTGGAACCTGCCTGGAACATTCAACCAACACAACATCCATATTCAGTTAGACTGACGTTGTAGTATAATATGGAATGCCTAATATGCTCACAACTGAATTGTGATATAGATATTTCTAGCTGTTGTATGTATATAAtggtgttttatatatatatttttacaagtGTACTGACAAGTGACAAAATGATTCCAGCTGCATCGGAAACTAATGAAGTGTTGACTTcaaattcaaataaaatgttatttgtcacatgcgccgaatacaacagccttaccttaccttgaaatgtttacttacaagcccttaaccaacaatgcagagtatgaaaatatttgctaaataaactaaagtaacacaataaaataacaacgtggctatatacagggggtaccagtaccgagttaatgtgcaggggtacgggttagttgaggtaatttaggtaatatgtagatcggggtgaagtgactatgcataggtaaaaagcgagtagcagcagcttaaaaaagggggtcaatgcaaatagtctgggtagccattcgattaactgttcagcagtcttatggcttgggggtagaagctgtgaaggagccttttggacctagacttggcgctccggtacttgCTTTATGGTAGCAGCGTTAGCAAAGAGatcagtctatgacttgagtCTTTGACAAAAatgagggccttcctctgacaccacctggattagaggtcctggatggcaagaagcttggccccagtgatgtactgggccgtacgcactaccctctgtagtgccttacggtcggatgccgagcagttgccataccagggcgtgatgaaaccagtcaggatgctctcaatggtgcagctgttgaggatctgaggacccatgccaaatcttttcagtctcctgagggggaataggttttgtcatgccctcttcacaactgtcttggtgtgtttggaccatgatattttattggtgatatggacaccaaggaacttgaatctctcgacccgctccactacagccccgttgatatGAATGagggtgtgctcagtcctccttttcctgtagtccacgatcagctcttttgtcttgctcatgttgagggagaggttgttgtcctggcaccacactgccaggtctctgatctcctccctataggtggTCTCATTGTtgtaggtgatcaggcctaccacccttgtgtcgtcggcaaacttaatgatggtgttagagtcatgcttggccacgcagtcatgggtgaacagggagaacaggaggggactaagcacgcaaccctgaggggctcccgtgttgaggatcagagcggcagatgtattgttacctacccttacctccTGGAAGTggaccatcaggaagtccaggatccagttgcagagggaggtttttagtcccaaggtccttaaGTGAATATGCTATCATTACATTATTTAACACGATACAATACAtatttcataaggccttattttgagggcctagtttaccctaatacagtggcctgCAACTCATGGTTTGCAGGCCACATCAGGCCAGCAAGTCGCATTatactggcttgcaaagtgatgtgtaattccgaTTGGAATCCAGTCAGAGTGGGGATAGATAGCTAACATTTGGAATTTTTAAGAGTTAAGAGGACTAAGATAAGAGACTACATAAAGGATctaaactctgcatcgttgggaaagagcttgtaagtaagatcccgagtggcgcagcggtctaaggcactgcatctcagtgctagaggcatcactacagaccctggtttgattccaggctgtatcacaactggccatgtttgggagtcccataaggcggtgcaCAACCCAGTGTCGTTCGGTTTAGGgtcggggtaggtcgtcattgtaaataagaatttgttcttaactgacttgcctagttaaataaaggtcaaataaaaataaataaagcattCAGTGACTCATACAAAAGCCCCTGATActtgtttgtcacgtcctgaccagtaaaaggggttgtttgttattgtagtttggtcagggcgtggcagggggtgtttgttttgtgtgtttcgggggttttgggcaatggtctatgttagtatatttctatgtctgtgtctatttctatgttcagggtttttggtttggccttcaattagaggcTATATTTAAGTAAGGGTTTTTTGTCACtgtggttgtgggtagttgttctgcGTATAGCGtgttgccttacaggactgtcttcgtcgtttattttttataaatattttgtttgtgttttttccttctaataaaagatgatgagtatacacattcccgctgcattttggtcccatCAATATGACGAACGTTACATTGTTGAAACGTTCCCTGGCTTTCCCCACTGCAACAGGAGACCCCAAAGCTCCTATTTCAATGAACAGATTTTAGTTATGGAAATAAATATTTAATATTGAACATCTCTACAAACGTACAATTCAAACACAATTCACAAAAAATAGGGCAAAACATATTCACAACATACAAAGGAGTATGAACAGTCACAAACATAACAAATACATTCTATATAGGCTTTGATTTAAAAACAACAGCTTCTTTAATCACGTACCAAACCAGCTCTAATATCCCACAGCAATAAAGTAAATGGTGTGGGACAAAAATACTCCATGCACATTGCACACTCTCCACACATGCAAACACTTCTAGTAAGTGTCCacattaaagctggaatccttaatggtgaaattGCCACAtccgtttgcgatattacaacaaccAAATAAGTTAATGCAAACAACAAACACTTTTTTTCTCCCCCGCGGACATGATTGCACGTGCGAAAGAACACCAGCATATGTACTGCATTTTTTTGTTACTACGACGCTCCCCAGCTCTGcttcgtcaacaaaacaaaaacaataacaacagcTGTGGGGCGgacagtggcgctgtttcccctACTGTGGATTCCATCTTTAAAGACCTATATACAAAAAAGCCTATGAGGCAAATACAGTTTGGCTTGCTTCTCTATATTACATTACCACAATACTGACTTCACCTATTGTTGGGAAACCACCTTCCCATACTGATATAACAAAGTTAATTTAAACTGTACTTTTCAAATGCATTGTAATTAACTCGTTAAACAGTTCAACTTTTTATCACAGCCAATTACAAATTGTATAATTTTGTTTAAAAACATGTAGCATATTGCATTTATCCAATAGTTGTGACACTTAGACATCAATGGGTTCAACAATAGCTGCAAAAAAGTGAAAAAAGGAGCAAATGATAGTTAGTTGCAGACAGTTAGATTATTAAACATTTTATTGACTTTTAGCTTAGGTTTAATAGAAATGAAAAACATCCAGAAGACCACACTCTTTTCCTCTACCAGTAACATCCAAAGGTCATACTGCCTTGTCCTCTGCCCTTCATATGAGACCTGACACTGGACGAACCTCTCGTCTGTTCCCTCTCCCCTCCAGGTAAGTCTGTCCCTTGGTATGCCTCTGCACACAGTGTAAAAGTCATTTTGCCTGAGGAACCACAAAACACTCACCAATGTGATACTCATACAGTACATGGTCATTGTGGTAGCACAAGTGGGGGCCACAATCTGGCTCCGGACCGCAGGTTTTAGACTCCTCTAGTCTATGCAGACCCGGGCTTACACTTGGCCAGCTCATAGAAGCCCTTCCTCCTGGCTCTCCTCAggtagtccaggactaggcccGTGGTGGTCACCATgatacccacacagacagcaggaATGACTATGTGGTTCCAGTCTGGTGAAGTACTGGAGTGCTTCTCTGGAGGccaagggaggaggggaagaacaGGGAGACAGTGAGGATGAGACAGATTtgctaacattttttatttaatgtttTTACAGCATTCGAGTCATCTCAAATAACACCAGTGTTATTGGTGGATAGAATTTCCTTGGCTTTTGCAAGCTTCACTGTTCTCAAACTACTGTACACTGTTGTCGGGTCTATCTCCGTAGTCACTGTTCCCAATTTCTCAGTTCAACATGGGGTTCAAAGTGGTTTCAAGTAACTGGTTTTACTGTgaattatattttatataataataacaaatataataattatatttGTGGTGAAGGGAAATAAAGAGCTCTCCTGTTTCTTCTAGCATGCCAAGCTAAAGAGCGAACACTGAACCACATCACTCACCTATGACGTTGATGCTGAAGATCTCGGTCTCGTAACCCAGGTCATTGGTAACATTCACCTGGTATAAGCCTGTATCATTGGGCACAAGGTTAACCAGCAGGAAGTTCCCATCTGGGGAGTAGAGCTCTGTGCCATTATCCAGTTTCCTTAAAACCACAGCAGGTGGGGGGAAACTGACAGAGCGACAGCAGATTGTGACATTTTGGCCTTCCTGCACCTCAGCAGATGGATATATCAGAACTGTTGTGTTCCTAGGAGGTGCTGGACACAAGGAAAATAGAACACACATCAATACTGAGGGAAGACACTTGAGACTGCCTTGAGACAACAAAGGAAAAAATTGTATGAATATAGTACAGTTATAGTCTGAAATACTGTACGACATTTAGTCTATTGGCAGTTTACAATGCAACATACAAtatttatacaaaagtatgtggacaccccaccgtcataggatgccacatttccaacaagccagtttgtcaaatttctgcccttccagagctgtcccggtcatctggtaagtgctgttattgtgaagtggaaacgtcttggggcaacaaaggctcagccaccaagtggtaggccacataagctcacagaacgggaccgcagagtgctgaagcgcataacaattgtctgtcctcggttgcaacactcactaccaagttctaaactgcctctggatgcaacgtcagcacaagaactgttcgtcaggagcttcatgaaatgggtttccatggccgagcaactacacacaagcctaaaatcaccatgcgcaatgccaagcatcgactctggagcagtggaaatgtgttgtctggcgtgatgaatcaccatctggcagtccgatggacaaatctgggtttggcggacaccaggagaacgctacctgccccaatacatagtgctaactgtaaagtttggtggacgaggaataatggtctgcggctgtttttcatggttcgggctaggccccttagttccagtgaagggaaatcttaacgctacagcatacaattatatcctaaatgattctgtgcttccaactttgtggcaacggtttggggaaggtcctttcctgtttcagcctgACAATGTCTCCGTTCACAAAGGCGAGGCGAGGTCCAtggagaaatggtttgtcaagatcagtgtggaagatcttgactggcctgcacagagccctgacctcaaccccatcgaacacctttgggatgaattggaatgactgcgagccaggcctaatcgcccaacatcactgcccgacctcactaatgctcttgtggctgaatggaagcaggtccCCAGAgctatgttccaacatctagtggaaagtcttccctgaagagtggaggctgttatagcagcaactccatattattgcccatgattttggaatgagcaaTTACCGTTTGTTATATTGTTGATTACTGAGCAAAATGTGTGAAACTACTGACAACAGTGTGTGAAATATCAATGAGGAATGTTCTATAGAACCCATTATCTAGAATGACTTTATGTAATTTCATGTTGTTGAGTTCCTGTGCAGTGTTAAGTGTGGTATAAGTGTGATATTCTATTTTGGTACAGTGTGACAACAGCTCAGCCAATGACAAACTTATAGAGCATGTTCTTAGATACTGACAGCTCCCCAGGGGTGGAAAaaatactcaattgtcatacatgagtaaaagtaaagataccttaacagaaaatgactcaagtaaaagtcacccagtaaaatactacttgagtaaaagtctaaaagtatttggttttaaatgtacttaagtatcaaaagtaaaggtataaatcatttcaaattccttatattaagaaaaaCATAATTTtctgtcttgtttttttttaaacggatAACCAGGcacacattccaacactcagacataatttacaaacaaagcatttgtgtttagtgagtccaccagatcagaggcagtagggatgaccagggatgttctcttgataagtgtgtgaattggacaatcaaaatgtaaaaagtacattattttctttaggaatgtagagaagtaaaagttggcaaaaatataaatagtaaagtacagataccaaaaaagtacttaagtacaCCACTGCAGCTGCCACATGACAATAGAACGGCCACACTCCAACAAATGAGAGCAAATACAAGACCATAAATAAGAAGCGAAAACAAGAGATCTGTGGGTGTAGAGAACAGTAACTTCATTGAAGAAGCAAAAAAAAGCTAATCAGGGTTAGGGAAAGTTTACTGTTGTTGCCAGTATGAATGCGTGGGAGCGGAATAAAGACTTGATGTGGTGTGTTCTTGCCAGAAGCATGGCACCCACCTTTGACTGTAATGTGTGTGCTAGCTCGCTGGCTGCCGTGCTCATTGAAGGCCTCGCACTGGTAGAGAGCAGAGTCTGCTAGCAGGGCAGAGGAGCGGgtgaaggaggtggaggagccGTTGCTGGACTGGAGTTCTACATCCTGGTCCTCAGAGAGTCTCCTCAGCACCATACGTCCCACAGGAGCTCCGTCCGACAGGCAGGACACCGTCACGCTCTCCCCTTCCTTCACCTCACTGGCTGGGCTCACTGTGATGGTGGTTCCCCTGGGGGCATCTGCACAGCAAACATCAGACTCAGTTTAGGTTTATAAACACAGACATAGGTTATAAACCCTCACTACACAACTGCCATTCATACCTCAAGGACTGACGTTCGGCATAACGGATTCCTTAAGTTGAAGGCACCAAGGGGGTGGACACCCCACCATAAACACAAGTGATTCAAGCAATTAACTGTTCATGGTCCTCTGTTCAGAACACAATGTGTGGAATCCGGTGTGTTATAATGCTGGGGCGGAACAAATCCTGTACCACCTTGTGGCTTTCTAGGACCATCCCAATCCTTATCTACCCCATGGCCATAAAAAAGTTAATGATTTTATTCAGACTTCAACCACTTACAGTGGAGCTCCAGTACAGTCaccgcctgcctctctctcccactctgagGGATTTCGTCCATCTGAAGACTGACTCTGCAGGTGATCTGTCTGCCCTGGTCCTCCGGTCCAACCGAGAAAGAAAGCGTTGACGTCACATTCTGGAGTTCACTGGAATACTGTCCCATCTCGGAGGCTAGCTCGATTTCCCCATCGAGCCACTGGATCTGCAGGAGACTGGCTGGGTAGACGTCGGCTACCGAACAAAAAAAGGTGCCGACACCGTGTTCCAGAAAGGGGCCAGTGTTCTCGATGATAGGGTCCGAGGGGAAagctgggggaggagagagaaatgggTAGATTAAAATATTCATATGTGACTAAAAGAACCTGAGACCAGATAGAGATGTGAGCGAGTTAGTCAGGCATGTTGAACGGTAGACTCTTAACTTTGAAGGTTCATAGATGGGGTGTTTCAGATCCTAATGTTGGGACCTGACAAATTCCCATAGTATACCGTTTTTTTTAATTACTTCCAGTAAGGGAGGCATTAATCCACACAACTTGTGAAACATCCCTCTGGATATAATCGTGGGTCAAAGACCTGGAATACAGCAACCCTTACCCCCTTCAACACAATGACTTTCACATCTAGGAAATAGGAAATGTCTTCACTTCAGTGACCCTGGAGTGTATTTATCATTCTTCACTCCTTGGTGATCCCTCTCTCACATTGAACCAGACTACTGATCCCAGTGCAATCCGACAAAAGCAAACTGGACCTCTGCCCATGTTATGTGGAAGAGCAGCATGAGGGATCATTCAAGCTTTAAGTCTTACATTTGGTTTCATAAGAGGAGGAGTATACTTCTAACCTCCTACAAAGCGTCACTGTACTCTTTCCAAGTCAGTGAAGTGAACCTAAGCATTACCCAAAACTGAGCAAAACAGTTACTGTATCAACATAAACCTGTAGAATTGAATGTGGCCATGGTACCACTGAACAAGTGTaaggcaaaaaaacacacaaccccaACTAACTTTGTTTTCAACTGGACATTTCCAAATATGCTTGAATTCATCGTATCAATCTGGCATTGGACTTCTGTAAAAAGGTGGCCGATGCAAAGCACGTTTCAAAGCAAATACATTGAACTTAACCAAGCCATCTTTCTGAtgatgtacagtggcaagaaaaagtatgtgaaccctttggaattacctggatttctgcataaattggtcatcaaatttgatctgatcatcatctaagtcacaacaatggacaaacatagtgtgcttaaactactAACACACAGCGTAGGTTGGAAAAAGTTTGTGAACgtctaggctaatgacttcttcAAAAGCTAATTGGGGTCAGGattggagtccaatcaatgagacgagattggagatgttggttagagctgccttgccctataaaaaacacccacaaaatttgagtttgctattcacaagaagcattgactgatgtgaaccatgcctcgaacaaaatagatctcagaagacctaagattaagaattgttgacatgAATAAAGCTCGAAAGGGTTaccaaagtatctctaaaagccttgatgctcatgagtccacggtaagacaaattgtctataaatggagaaagttcagcactgttgctactctccctaggagtggccgtcctgcaaagatgactgcaagagcacagcgcagaatgctcaatgagttTAAggagaatcctagagtgtcagctaaagacttacagaaatttctggaacatgctaacatctctgttgatgagtctaagatatgtaaaacactaaacaagaatggtgttcatgggaggacaccacggaagaagccactgctgtacgtctgaagtttgcaaaagtgcacctggatgttccacagcgctactggcaaaatattctgtggacagatgaaactacagttgagttgtctggaaggaacacacaacactatgtgtggataAAAAATGTCACagaacaccaacatcaaaacctcatcccaactgtaaagtatggtggagctgctttgctgcctttagggcctggacagcttgttatcatcgacggaaaaatgattTCCCaggtttatcaagacattttttaagagaatgttaggctatctgtctgccaattgaagctcaacagaagttgggtgatgcaacaggacaacaacccaaaacacagaagtaaatcaacaacagaatggcttcaacagaagaaaatacgccttctggagtggcccagtcagagttctgacctcaacccgattgaggtgctgtggcatgacctcaagagagcagttcacaccagacatcccaagaatattgctgaactgaaacagttttgtaaagcggaatggtccaaaattcctcctgaacgttatgcaggtctgatccacaactacagaaaacgtttggttgaggttattgctgccaaaggagggtcaaccagttattaaatccaagggttcacatacttttcccaccttgcactgtgaatgtttacacggtgtgttcaataaagacatgaaaacatataattgtttgtgttattagtttaagcagtctgtgtttgtctattgttgcgacctagatgaagatcagatcaaatgttatgaccaatttatgcagaaatccaggtatttctaAAGGGtgcacatactttttcttgccactgtatagtATACTCACAGAAGACCTTGACCTCAGCGTGCTTGGCCTTGATGACAGAGCCACACTTGGCCTCACAGGTGTAGGCTTGCTCGTTGACCAGCCCAAGTGGGCCCaggtggagatgggagagggagtcCTGGGTGTGTGCACGGCTATGGACGGGCATGTCCAGCATGCTCCTCCAGTAGAAGGCTGGCTGGGGACAGCCCAAAGCCCGGCAGGAGAGCACCAGGTTGGATCCCATCTCAGCCGTCACCCCCACATCCATCGCCACCTCCAGGGGATACTCTGAGAGAATAAAACCACAGGAGAGAGGATAGATGACGTCGCAGTTTC
This region includes:
- the vcam1b gene encoding vascular cell adhesion protein 1b → MSLLWILILPVTAFAFHVELKPKSAFFRVGDRQELQCSVKDCNEKVTMSWALLGDKPMFAKIHTSGSESVAAFDPVMTVHDDILLCKVSCGALTKQQRVVVKVYSFPEAPVISGYDHLLLGQSNTLTCEVIDAYPAEHLRLEWLRGDSMLQTDVESVVSTYRFMPTPEDKEASITCRASHDQDGVPDEEKTKETTVSLTVLYAPQNISISEPTAVRVGSSLTLSCHAEGSPRPDTQWKAIGPDGQAVIVGQSEELVLTEMTLVDSGQYECVVSNTIGNITASVNILVQAPPTNTTITVSPASEVKEGESVTVSCLSDGAPVGRMVLRRLSEDQDVELQSSNGSSTSFTLSSALLADSALYQCQAFNEHGSQKVSALLSVEEYPLEVAMDVGVTAEMGSNLVLSCRALGCPQPAFYWRSMLDMPVHSRAHTQDSLSHLHLGPLGLVNEQAYTCEAKCGSVIKAKHAEVKVFSFPSDPIIENTGPFLEHGVGTFFCSVADVYPASLLQIQWLDGEIELASEMGQYSSELQNVTSTLSFSVGPEDQGRQITCRVSLQMDEIPQSGRERQAVTVLELHYAPRGTTITVSPASEVKEGESVTVSCLSDGAPVGRMVLRRLSEDQDVELQSSNGSSTSFTRSSALLADSALYQCEAFNEHGSQRASTHITVKAPPRNTTVLIYPSAEVQEGQNVTICCRSVSFPPPAVVLRKLDNGTELYSPDGNFLLVNLVPNDTGLYQVNVTNDLGYETEIFSINVIEKHSSTSPDWNHIVIPAVCVGIMVTTTGLVLDYLRRARRKGFYELAKCKPGSA